The following coding sequences are from one Candoia aspera isolate rCanAsp1 chromosome 13, rCanAsp1.hap2, whole genome shotgun sequence window:
- the DUOXA2 gene encoding dual oxidase maturation factor 2 yields MTLFDGIYPFYPQSRKPFVFDVDLIIVIIVFLVIAFSFLLILPGIRGRARLYWLVRVISSLFIGGVIVAVHFTSDWETGKVTANASYKSFSSAMVHADIGLHVGLMGVNVTLVGKPVDQLNETINYNEQFLWWFGADYDKEFEEGLQKGLPSPILYVAEKFTEHSPCGLNSVYRVAGHYASATLWVAFCAWLVSNMLFSMPVPVYGGYMILVTGAFLIFALLSFSTGRNTWCIIQFGLATLNLAYGVSFWLTLATGLFCFLIGTVVIVLHFTQPNILKAFFDLAEDEEDDEGMLGEVYINPYFHQTQTVSSQPNFKLTIKNT; encoded by the exons ATGACCTTGTTTGATGGCATCTACCCCTTCTACCCCCAGTCCAGGAAGCCCTTTGTCTTTGATGTCGAcctcatcattgtcatcatcgtCTTTTTGGTTATCGCTTTCAGCTTTTTACTTATCCTGCCTGGAATTCGAGGCAGAGCG AGGCTGTATTGGCTTGTTCGGGTCATCTCAAGCCTTTTTATTGGAGGAGTGATTGTGG CCGTTCACTTCACCTCCGACTGGGAGACTGGGAAGGTGACAGCCAATGCCAGCTACAAATCGTTCAGCTCTGCCATGGTCCATGCAGACATTGGGCTGCATGTTGGCTTGATGGGAGTCAACGTCACCCTGGTTG GAAAACCCGTGGATCAGCTCAACGAAACCATCAATTATAATGAACAGTTTTTGTGGTGGTTTGGGGCCGACTACGACAAGGAGTTTGAAGAAGGCCTTCAGAAGGGATTGCCCAGTCCCATCCTTTACGTGGCAGAGAAGTTTACTGAGCACAGCCCCTGCGGCTTGAACAGTGTCTACCGTGTGGCAGGTCACTATGCGTCTGCAACCCTCTG GGTGGCATTCTGTGCGTGGCTTGTCTCCAACATGCTCTTCTCCATGCCGGTCCCAGTGTATGGCGGCTACATGATTCTCGTCACCGGGGCCTTCCTCATCTTCGCACTCCTGTCCTTCTCCACGGGGAGGAACACCTGGTGCATCATCCAGTTTGGGTTGGCGACCCTGAACCTGGCCTATGGGGTGTCTTTCTGGCTCACTCTGGCCACAG GGCTTTTCTGCTTCCTTATTGGCACAGTGGTGATCGTCCTGCACTTCACCCAGCCAAACATCCTGAAAGCATTCTTTGACCTGGCCGAGGATGAAGAGGATGATGAAGGGATGCTGGGCGAGGTGTACATCAACCCCTACTTCCATCAGACCCAGACGGTTTCTTCTCAGCCTAATTTCAAACTGACCATCAAGAACACGTAA
- the SEC11A gene encoding signal peptidase complex catalytic subunit SEC11A, whose amino-acid sequence MLSVDFLDDVRRMNKRQLYYQVLNFGMIVSSALMIWKGLMVATGSESPIVVVLSGSMEPAFHRGDLLFLTNRIEEPIRVGEIVVFRIEGREIPIVHRVLKIHEKQNGDIKFLTKGDNNAIDDRGLYKQGQHWLEKKDVVGRARGFVPYIGIVTILMNDYPKFKYTVLFLLGLFVLVHRE is encoded by the exons ATGCTGTCCGTGGACTTTCTGGACGATGTTCGGCGGATGAATAAGCGGCAG ctgtaTTACCAGGTCCTGAACTTTGGGATGATCGTTTCCTCAGCGCTGATGATCTGGAAGGGGTTGATGGTGGCCACGGGCAGTGAGAGTCCCATCGTTGTTGTGCTTAG TGGCAGCATGGAGCCTGCATTTCACAGAGGAGATCTCCTGTTCCTGACCAACCGCATCGAAGAGCCGATCCGAGTGGGTGAAATCGTGGTCTTTAGGATAGAAGGAAGGGAGATTCCAATTGTGCATCGGGTGCTAAAAATCCACGAAAA ACAAAACGGCGACATCAAGTTTTTGACCAAAGGTGACAATAATGCGATTGACGACCGGGGCTTGTACAAGCAGGGGCAGCACTGGCTGGAGAAGAAAGATGTGGTTGGAAGAGCCAGAGG ATTTGTGCCATACATTGGAATAGTAACCATCCTAATGAATGATTACCCTAAATTCAAG taCACCGTGCTTTTTCTCCTGGGCTTGTTTGTCCTCGTTCATCGAGAGTAG
- the NMB gene encoding neuromedin-B encodes MARAGLARSRSLRVGGVALLILSAAFSASPSLAEKRDGPIRLRENLWATGHFMGKKSPLSPTPLHSSSLGSAEPNQIPRDFSPAVTSIIDGAKDLLTRELLKILLQQKLLEESQEDPKEQVRSLQFPAWKECAIARIPQS; translated from the exons ATGGCCAGAGCCGGACTCGCCAGGAGCCGGAGCCTGCGGGTGGGCGGCGTGGCGTTGCTGATCCTCTCCGCCGCCTTCTCCGCCTCGCCTTCACTCGCCGAGAAGAGGGACGGGCCCATCCGGCTCAGGGAGAACCTCTGGGCTACAG GGCATTTTATGGGGAAGAAGAGTCCCCTGAGCCCCACCCCCCTCCACTCATCATCCTTGGGGAGCGCAGAGCCCAACCAGATCCCCAGAGACTTCAGCCCAGCAGTCACTAGCATCATAGATGGAGCGAAGGATCTACTGACCAGAGAACTTCTCAAAATCCTTTTGCAACAGAAGCTTCTGGAGGAGAGCCAAGAGGATCCCAAAGAGCAGGTGAGATCCCTCCAGTTTCCTGCTTGGAAGGAATGTGCAATTGCCAGGATTCCACAGAGCTAG